One stretch of Oncorhynchus tshawytscha isolate Ot180627B linkage group LG21, Otsh_v2.0, whole genome shotgun sequence DNA includes these proteins:
- the LOC112220789 gene encoding zinc finger protein 500, with amino-acid sequence MLDSVRNAFHAQLATVMDSLLAAAVCEIAKIFDSSLCEQQEELMQRGEEITALRGRLERAERRLKKEGDGEDGLLDVIEGPAREIGGDDSPRQQSEPRPGSSWESDAASETPPPVQDRGCKEPPRMKKEETELEGTSVKEELKHCPLPHFGESHPAPVEGKGQGPGGSSAAGSQRLGDPLSDTPGTKAKLSHWEGDHRPLQSQSSTSFFQEPRVGHFSPRPDHRSPGLDPWASGVPLDLQDPSFLDQSPDQSPDQVLEQREPRQSQDQTNQSQRGLRPRDDRGRGLVHQNRWSLASKDPIRPHPNTHTHAHKHAHGHAHTLSGARPYTCPYCGKSFSYPSHQRRHLLRHTGVRMYPCLVCDKSFLTPSELTVHTRVHTGERPFGCTQCGKRFARSGNLRAHQRDVHLGKRPFVCQECGKRFAHRGNLRVHHQRVHPGLPYHEDEYDQDGIALPSTG; translated from the exons ATGCTGGACTCTGTGAGGAATGCTTTCCACGCCCAGCTAGCCACCGTCATGGACTCTCTTCTGGCGGCGGCGGTGTGTGAGATCGCCAAGATCTTCGACAGCAGTCTGTGTGAGCAGCAGGAAGAGCtgatgcagagaggagaggagatcacaGCCCTGAGGGGGAGGCTGGAGCGGGCAGAGAGGAGGCTGAagaaggaaggagatggagaagatGGCCTACTGGATGTGATAGAAGGACCAGCAAGGGAAATAGGAGGAGATGACAGCCCAAGGCAGCAGTCTGAACCTAGACCTG GTTCAAGCTGGGAGTCGGATGCCGCCTCTGAGACCCCCCCACCGGTCCAAGACAGGGGGTGTAAGGAGCCACCCAGGATGAAAAAGGAGGAGACAGAGCTGGAGGGGACTTCCGTCAAAGAAGAG CTTAAACATTGCCCTCTTCCACACTTTGGGGAGTCCCACCCTGCCCCTGTGGAGGGGAAGGGACAAGGGCCAGGGGGGAGCTCTGCTGCTGGGAGCCAGAGGCTGGGAGACCCCCTGTCTGACACACCAGGGACCAAGGCAAAGT TATCCCATTGGGAGGGAGACCATAGACCTCTTCAAAGCCAGAGCTCCACTTCCTTCTTTCAAGAACCCCGGGTTGGACATTTTTCCCCCAGACCTGACCACAGGTCTCCTGGGCTTGACCCCTGGGCGAGTGGGGTTCCTCTAGACCTTCAGGATCCTAGCTTCCTGGACCAGAGCCCAGACCAGAGCCCAGACCAGGTTCTAGAGCAGAGAGAGCCCCGACAGTCACAGGACCAAACCAACCAATCCCAGAGAGGCCTGAGACCAAGAGACGACAGAGGGAGGGGCCTAGTTCATCAGAACCGCTGGTCATTGGCTTCCAAGGACCCAATCAGaccacaccccaacacacacacacacgctcacaaacatgcacacggtcacgcacacacacttagCGGGGCAAGACCCTACACCTGCCCGTACTGCGGTAAGAGCTTCAGCTACCCATCCCACCAGCGCAGGCACCTGCTGCGCCACACAGGTGTGCGGATGTACCCCTGCTTGGTATGCGACAAGAGCTTCCTGACTCCATCGGAGCTCACAGTGCACACCCGcgtccacacaggggagaggcCGTTTGGCTGCACCCAGTGTGGGAAGCGTTTTGCCCGCAGCGGGAATCTCCGGGCTCACCAGAGAGATGTCCACCTGGGGAAGAGACCCTTCGTCTGCCAGGAGTGTGGCAAGCGGTTTGCCCACAGGGGCAACCTGAGGGTGCACCACCAGAGGGTACACCCGGGCCTGCCATACCATGAGGATGAGTATGACCAGGATGGCATCGCTCTCCCCTCTACTGGGTAA
- the LOC112220790 gene encoding serine/threonine-protein phosphatase 2A 55 kDa regulatory subunit B gamma isoform isoform X2, whose translation MGEDTDTTRTLNHGFLRDHNYVTEADIISTVEFNHTGELLATGDKGGRVVIFQREPECKTEPYSQGEYNVYSTFQSHEPEFDYLKSLEIEEKINKIRWLPQQNAAHFLLSTNDKTIKLWKVSERDKRPEGYNLKDEEGRIKDLSTVTSLQVPVLKPMDLMVEVSPRRVFANAHTYHVNSISVNSDHETYMSADDLRINLWHLGITDRSFNIVDIKPVNMEDLTEVITAAEFHPHHCNLLVYSSSKGTLRLCDMREAALCDKHSKLFEEPEDPSNRSFFSEIISSVSDVKFSHSGRYLLTRDYLTAKVWDLNMENKPLEIYQVHDYLRSKLCSLYENDCIFDKFECAWNGSDSVIMTGAYNNFFRMFDRNTKRDVTLEASRESSKPRAVLKPRRVCQGGKRRKDDISVDSLDFTKKILHTAWHPTENIIAIAATNNLYIFQDKFN comes from the exons ATGGGCGAGGACACTGACACCACCCGAACGCTCAACCACGGCTTCCTCCGAGACCACAACTATGTGACTGAAG CTGATATCATCTCCACTGTAGAGTTCAACCACACTGGAGAACTTCTGGCCACAGGGGATAAGGGGGGGCGAGTGGTCATCTTCCAGAGGGAACCTGAG TGTAAGACAGAGCCGTACTCCCAGGGAGAGTATAATGTCTACAGCACATTCCAGAGCCACGAGCCGGAGTTTGATTACCTTAAGAGTCTGGAGATCGAGGAGAAGATCAACAAGATACGATGGCTGCCTCAGCAGAACGCCGCCCACTTCCTCCTTTCCACCAATG atAAGACCATTAAGCTATGGAAGGTGAGTGAGCGGGACAAGAGGCCTGAAGGCTACAACCTGAAGGATGAGGAGGGCAGGATAAAGGACCTCTCCACTGTCACCTCACTACAG GTGCCGGTGTTGAAGCCCATGGATCTGATGGTGGAGGTGAGTCCTCGGCGTGTGTTTGCCAACGCCCACACCTACCACGTCAACTCCATCTCCGTCAACTCCGACCACGAGACCTACATGTCAGCTGACGACCTGAGGATCAACCTCTGGCATCTGGGTATCACTGACCGCAGCTTCA ACATTGTGGACATTAAGCCAGTGAACATGGAGGATCTGACAGAGGTGATAACAGCAGCAGAGTTCCACCCTCACCACTGTAACCTGTTGGTCTATAGCAGCAGTAAGGGAACTCTACGGCTCTGTGATATGAGAGAGGCCGCACTGTGTGACAAACACTCCAAAC tgTTTGAGGAGCCGGAGGACCCCAGTAACCGCTCCTTCTTCTCGGAAATCATCTCGTCTGTGTCGGACGTGAAGTTCAGCCACAGCGGGCGCTACCTGCTGACCAGAGACTACCTCACCGCCAAGGTGTGGGACCTCAACATGGAGAACAAGCCCCTGGAGATATATCAA GTGCATGATTACCTCCGCAGCAAGCTGTGCTCCCTTTATGAGAACGACTGCATCTTTGACAAGTTTGAGTGTGCCTGGAACGGCTCAGACAG tgtgaTCATGACGGGGGCCTACAACAACTTCTTCCGGATGTTTGACCGGAACACAAAGCGCGACGTGACCCTGGAGGCGTCCAGGGAGAGCAGTAAGCCCCGGGCCGTGCTCAAGCCTCGCCGCGTCTGCCAGGGTGGGAAACGTCGCAAGGATGACATCAGCGTGGACAGCCTGGACTTCACCAAGAAGATCCTGCACACGGCCTGGCACCCCACGGAGAACATCATCGCCATCGCTGCCACCAACAACCTGTACATCTTCCAGGACAAATTCAACTAG
- the LOC112220790 gene encoding serine/threonine-protein phosphatase 2A 55 kDa regulatory subunit B beta isoform isoform X1, which translates to MVIEWETRPTMTPQDTSTQLPTAPQSRDMDSAGTLHGEGISAWTNSATAVHFRRVGDVCRSADIISTVEFNHTGELLATGDKGGRVVIFQREPECKTEPYSQGEYNVYSTFQSHEPEFDYLKSLEIEEKINKIRWLPQQNAAHFLLSTNDKTIKLWKVSERDKRPEGYNLKDEEGRIKDLSTVTSLQVPVLKPMDLMVEVSPRRVFANAHTYHVNSISVNSDHETYMSADDLRINLWHLGITDRSFNIVDIKPVNMEDLTEVITAAEFHPHHCNLLVYSSSKGTLRLCDMREAALCDKHSKLFEEPEDPSNRSFFSEIISSVSDVKFSHSGRYLLTRDYLTAKVWDLNMENKPLEIYQVHDYLRSKLCSLYENDCIFDKFECAWNGSDSVIMTGAYNNFFRMFDRNTKRDVTLEASRESSKPRAVLKPRRVCQGGKRRKDDISVDSLDFTKKILHTAWHPTENIIAIAATNNLYIFQDKFN; encoded by the exons ATGGTAATTGAATGGGAGACCAGGCCTACTATGACACCACAGGACACATCCACTCAGCTTCCCACTGCGCCACAGAGCCGTGATATGGACTCTGCAGGGACTCTGCACGGGGAGGGAATCTCTGCTTGGACCAACAGTGCTACTGCGGTGCACTTCCGTAGGGTCGGTGATGTGTGTcgcagtg CTGATATCATCTCCACTGTAGAGTTCAACCACACTGGAGAACTTCTGGCCACAGGGGATAAGGGGGGGCGAGTGGTCATCTTCCAGAGGGAACCTGAG TGTAAGACAGAGCCGTACTCCCAGGGAGAGTATAATGTCTACAGCACATTCCAGAGCCACGAGCCGGAGTTTGATTACCTTAAGAGTCTGGAGATCGAGGAGAAGATCAACAAGATACGATGGCTGCCTCAGCAGAACGCCGCCCACTTCCTCCTTTCCACCAATG atAAGACCATTAAGCTATGGAAGGTGAGTGAGCGGGACAAGAGGCCTGAAGGCTACAACCTGAAGGATGAGGAGGGCAGGATAAAGGACCTCTCCACTGTCACCTCACTACAG GTGCCGGTGTTGAAGCCCATGGATCTGATGGTGGAGGTGAGTCCTCGGCGTGTGTTTGCCAACGCCCACACCTACCACGTCAACTCCATCTCCGTCAACTCCGACCACGAGACCTACATGTCAGCTGACGACCTGAGGATCAACCTCTGGCATCTGGGTATCACTGACCGCAGCTTCA ACATTGTGGACATTAAGCCAGTGAACATGGAGGATCTGACAGAGGTGATAACAGCAGCAGAGTTCCACCCTCACCACTGTAACCTGTTGGTCTATAGCAGCAGTAAGGGAACTCTACGGCTCTGTGATATGAGAGAGGCCGCACTGTGTGACAAACACTCCAAAC tgTTTGAGGAGCCGGAGGACCCCAGTAACCGCTCCTTCTTCTCGGAAATCATCTCGTCTGTGTCGGACGTGAAGTTCAGCCACAGCGGGCGCTACCTGCTGACCAGAGACTACCTCACCGCCAAGGTGTGGGACCTCAACATGGAGAACAAGCCCCTGGAGATATATCAA GTGCATGATTACCTCCGCAGCAAGCTGTGCTCCCTTTATGAGAACGACTGCATCTTTGACAAGTTTGAGTGTGCCTGGAACGGCTCAGACAG tgtgaTCATGACGGGGGCCTACAACAACTTCTTCCGGATGTTTGACCGGAACACAAAGCGCGACGTGACCCTGGAGGCGTCCAGGGAGAGCAGTAAGCCCCGGGCCGTGCTCAAGCCTCGCCGCGTCTGCCAGGGTGGGAAACGTCGCAAGGATGACATCAGCGTGGACAGCCTGGACTTCACCAAGAAGATCCTGCACACGGCCTGGCACCCCACGGAGAACATCATCGCCATCGCTGCCACCAACAACCTGTACATCTTCCAGGACAAATTCAACTAG
- the LOC112220791 gene encoding wolframin-like has protein sequence MEPSLANTPTTPKPAPSSPPPSSLSPPTPKSTPDTRPTVPLPKSPPTSPVSPSRPFCPAPPLSPPASSLSIPPASPLRQPVRPVSQAGRSQLNAASRAPDERRGAGAAGVTPGMHPTTPVRQASIAEPEEPEEELSVEELEESAKSGDAKAQSRVGRYYLALAEERDEELNNCTAVSWLVEATKQGRKDAVKMLQHCLSTRKGITSENFEEVKKLCTETRFERGVRRAALVMYWKLNPEKKRRVAVSELLENVEHVNTEPGDAASQSPISSSTQKQRRVLESLVTSKVSCYDVGLDDFVDITKKYAQGIPPSPTMAGAGGDDDDDDEVVKNPDDLPLHQKVLKFPLHALLEIKEHLIDWASRAGMQWLSALIPTHHVNALIFFFIISNLTIDFFIFLIPLLVFYLSFFSMVICTLRVFQNSKAWENFRALTDLLSRFEPGLDLEQAETNFVWTHLEPYLYFLLSVVFVVFSFPVADKTWIPCSELATVALFFTVTSFLSLHASAELFARRALLTEVLSGVCALTQLLPESAWFLRVLGTTFVTVPLGEMVALNVGVPCLLYGHLFYLLFRMAQLRGFRGTYLCLVPYMVCFVWCELCLVLLHSSSTIGLIRTCVGYLLFLFALPVLTLGLAAMLLFQVLQWFMALEITKMLVTLTVCAVPVVLRLWTRFSLNPLVVARSLSRSSIVKLILVWLSAVVLFCWMYVYRSEGMKVYNSTLTWPEYSNLCGPKAWKEYNMAQTQILCSHLEGHRVTWTGRFKYVRVTNIENGVQSVIGLLPVFVGDWMRCLYGEAYPLCDNTTDPSTPTAPPQPLPAPQPPPEDPLCKLKKLAKHECHVKRFDRYKFEVTLGMPLERKSKNGTIIEDEDATKDIVLRASNEFGPMLLHLSAGSLVEFSTVLEGRLGSKWPVFELKAIHCLTCADARVPSGRQYKIEHDWRRSAQGALQFGFDFFFNPFLTAQLEQDAETLGFGPVLIPQFQSAGL, from the exons TAAATCTACCCCGGACACTAGACCCACTGTGCCCCTGCCTAAATCGCCCCCGACCTCTCCAGTCTCACCTTCCAGACCTTTTTgtcctgccccccctctctctccccctgcgtcttccctctccatccctcctgccTCCCCCCTGCGGCAGCCAGTCAGACCTGTCTCCCAGGCGGGACGATCCCAGCTCAATGCAGCCAGCAGGGCTCCGGATGAGAGGAGGGGGGCTGGTGCTGCTGGTGTTACCCCTGGCATGCACCCTACTACCCCTGTACGACAGGCTTCAATAGCTGAGCCAG AGGAGCCAGAGGAGGAGCTGAgtgtggaggagctggaggagagcgCCAAGTCTGGAGACGCCAAAGCCCAGTCTAGG GTGGGCCGTTACTACTTGGCCCTGGccgaggagagagatgaggagctgAACAACTGTACAGCGGTGAGCTGGCTGGTAGAGGCCACCAAACAGGGTCGTAAGGATGCCGTCAAGATGCTACAGCACTGCCTATCAACTAGGAAAG GCATCACGTCGGAGAACTTTGAGGAGGTGAAGAAGCTGTGTACTGAGACGAGGtttgagagaggagtgaggagggctGCCCTGGTCATGTATTGGAAGCTCAacccagagaagaagagaagggtgGCGGTGTCTGAGCTGCTGGAGAACGTGGAACATGTCAACACAGAACCAg GTGACGCTGCCTCCCAGAGCCCCATATCCAGCTCCACGCAGAAACAGAGGAGAGTTCTGGAAAGTCTCGTCACCAGCAAAG TCAGTTGCTACGACGTGGGTCTGGATGACTTTGTAGATATCACTAAGAAGTACGCTCAGGGCATCCCACCTAGTCCCACTATGGCTGGGGCCGGAGGTGACGATGACGATGATGACGAAGTTGTGAAGAACCCAGATGACTTGCCCCTTCATCAGAAG gTGTTGAAGTTTCCCTTACACGCCCTGTTGGAGATCAAGGAGCACCTGATAGACTGGGCATCCCGGGCGGGCATGCAGTGGCTCAGCGCCCTCATCCCCACTCACCACGTCAATGCcctcatcttcttcttcatcatcagCAACCTCACCATCGACTTCTTCATCTTCCTCATCCCCCTACTCGTCTTCtacctctccttcttctccatgGTCATCTGCACACTGCGCGTCTTCCAG AACTCCAAGGCGTGGGAGAACTTCCGGGCACTGACAGACCTGCTGTCTCGCTTCGAGCCGGGCCTGGATCTGGAGCAAGCTGAGACTAATTTTGTCTGGACCCACCTGGAGCCCTACCTCTACTTCCTGCTGTCGGTGGTCTTCGTGGTCTTCTCCTTCCCCGTGGCTGACAAGACCTGGATCCCCTGCTCCGAACTGGCCACCGTGGCTCTGTTCTTCACCGTCACCTCATTCCTCAGCCTCCATGCCTCCGCTGAGCTCTTCGCCCGCCGCGCCCTGCTCACAGAGGTGTTATCGGGGGTCTGTGCCCTGACACAGCTGTTACCGGAGAGCGCCTGGTTCCTGCGGGTGTTAGGCACAACGTTTGTGACGGTGCCGCTAGGGGAGATGGTGGCTCTGAACGTGGGCGTGCCCTGTCTTCTCTACGGGCACCTGTTCTACCTGCTGTTCCGCATGGCCCAGCTGAGGGGCTTCAGGGGCACCTACCTCTGCCTCGTACCCTACATGGTCTGCTTCGTCTGGTGTGAGTTGTGCCTGGTcctgctccactcctcctccaccatcGGTCTGATTCGGACCTGTGTGGGctacctcctcttcctgttcgccCTGCCTGTTCTCACCTTGGGCTTGGCGGCCATGTTGCTCTTCCAGGTCCTCCAGTGGTTCATGGCTCTGGAGATCACCAAGATGCTGGTGACTCTGACCGTGTGCGCGGTCCCGGTGGTGTTGCGGTTGTGGACGCGGTTCAGCCTGAACCCGCTGGTGGTGGCGAGGTCTCTGTCGCGGAGCAGCATAGTCAAGCTCATCCTGGTGTGGTTGAGTGCTGTGGTGCTGTTCTGCTGGATGTACGTCTACCGCTCCGAGGGCATGAAG GTGTATAACTCCACCCTCACGTGGCCAGAGTACAGTAACCTGTGTGGGCCGAAAGCCTGGAAGGAATACAATATGGCCCAAACCCAGATCCTGTGTTCTCACCTGGAGGGCCACCGGGTCACCTGGACAGGGCGCTTCAAATATGTCCGCGTCACCAACATTGAGAACGGAGTCCAGTCTGTCATTGGCCTACTCCCTGTGTTTGTAGGGGACTGGATGAGATGTCTCTACGGTGAGGCCTATCCACTCTGTGACAACACCACCGACCCCTCCACTCCCACTGCCCCTCCccagcccctacctgcaccccaGCCCCCTCCAGAAGACCCCTTATGCAAACTGAAAAAGCTGGCGAAGCACGAGTGCCACGTGAAGCGCTTCGACCGCTACAAGTTCGAGGTGACCTTGGGCATGCCCCTGGAGAGGAAGAGTAAGAACGGGACCATTATAGAGGACGAAGACGCCACCAAGGACATCGTCCTGAGGGCCAGTAATGAGTTTGGCCCCATGTTGCTGCACCTGAGCGCTGGGAGCCTGGTAGAGTTCAGTACGGTTCTGGAGGGACGCCTGGGCTCTAAGTGGCCTGTGTTTGAGCTGAAGGCCATTCACTGTCTGACGTGTGCAGACGCCCGCGTGCCCAGCGGCAGGCAGTATAAGATAGAACATGACTGGAGGCGCTCGGCCCAGGGGGCTCTGCAGTTTGGGTTCGACTTCTTCTTTAACCCCTTCCTCACTGCACAGCTGGAGCAGGACGCTGAAACACTG GGGTTTGGACCTGTTCTGATCCCACAGTTCCAGTCTGCAGGCCTCTAA